The Bacillaceae bacterium S4-13-56 sequence ACATAGTTGATGCACCAAAGGCCTATCGACAGGCAAAAGAGGCAGGTAGAGTAGGAGAAATTTTTTCACCTCATCAGAATATATATTTTTTTGATGAATGGATATTGCCCGTTACTTTATCCAGTATACCCAATCATGATCATGGGCTGATACAAAGATACGAAAGGTTGGTTGATAAGGATAAAAAGGGAGAGCTAAGAGAAACCCTCAAGCTATACATCGATGAAAATGGGGATGTAAGTAAAATAGCCGATCAGTTGTTTATTCATCGTAATACCCTTCGATATCGCTTGGAAAAAATCCATGAGATTACAGGGAGAGACCCAAGAAAGTTAAAAGACCTTCTAGAACTTTATATCTCTCAATTGTTAAATCAACTAAAACGCTAGTTGTGCAACTGCACAAAATGATAGGGAATAAAGCGTTTTAATTTTTAACAATGGCATAATGTTATCGCTTTCTATTCTCTGTAAAATACAGCTGTACTTAAATTTTAAGAGATGCACAGGAGGGCATACACATGGATATTCAAGTTAGCTCGTTTGGTGCTATAGCAGCACTGGTTATTGCTATTATTCTTATATTAAAAAAGGTTCCGCCAGCTTATGGAATGATTGCCGGTGCTATTATCGGGGGATTATTAGGTGGAGTAAACCTTGCAGATACAGTGAGTTTAATAATGGAGGGCGCAAAAGGTATCATTCCTGCTGTCCTTCGTATTCTAGCAGCTGGTGTCCTTGCTGGTGTGTTAATTCAGTCAGGCGCAGCAGCGATCATAGCTGAAACCATTGTAAAAAAACTGGGGGAAAAGAAAGCGCTTTTAGCATTAGCGCTTGCTACTCTAATTTTGACAACTGTTGGAGTATTTATTGACGTAGCAGTTATTACAGTTGCTCCAATTGCATTAGCTATTGGACACAAAGCGGGAATTTCTAAAACGGGTATCCTACTTGCGATGATTGGTGGGGGTAAGGCTGGTAACATCATGTCACCAAACCCAAATGCGATTGCAGCTGCAGACGCTTTTAATGTACCTCTAACATCTGTAATGGCTGCAGGTATTATCCCGGCTATATTCGGAGTGATCGTGACTTACTTTGTGGCAAAGAAACTTTCAAATAAAGGTGCCCAAGTTTCTATTCATGAGATTCAGAGAGACCAAGATGAGAAACTACCGCTTTTCTTGCCAGCTATTCTGGCTCCATTAACAGCTATCATATTGCTATCACTAAGACCTTTATTTGATATTGTTATAGACCCAATGATTGCCTTACCAATTGGTGGGATTGTTGGTGCTCTGGCAATGGGAAGAATTAAGAAGATTAATGATTATGCAATTGTAGGTTTAGGAAAAATGTCAGGTGTTGCGATTATGCTTTTAGGAACAGGTACTTTAGCAGGGATTATTTCTAACTCAGGACTTAAGGATGTTGTGATCAATGGATTAGAAGCATCAGGTCTTCCAGCTTATCTTCTTGCACCTATATCTGGTGCCTTTATGTCAGCGGCTACCGCCTCAACAACAGCTGGTACAGTAGTTGCAAGTGGTGTATTTGGATCAACAATTATGGAGCTTGGAATTGCAGGACTTGCTGGAGCAGCTATGATTCATTCTGGTGCAACTGTTCTTGACCACTTACCACACGGAAGCTTTTTCCACGCAACAGGTGGAAGTGTATTTATGGACATTAAAGAGCGTATGAAGCTTATTCCTTATGAATCATTAGTTGGTTTAACTTTAGCTGTTGTTTCTACCTTAATCTTTGGAGTATTTAAGCTATTTATCTAGATCGGAGTGGAAAAAATGAAAATTGTTATTGCGCCAGACTCATTCAAAGAAAGTATGACAGCATTAGAGGCGGCTCATTCGATCGAAAGAGGATTAAAGAAGGCTTTACCCAATGCTGAATATGTGAAGGTTCCCATGGCCGATGGTGGAGAGGGTACGGTTCAATCACTGGTCGATGCAACAGGTGGTAGTCTCATTTATATAGAAGTTACAGGTCCTTTAGGGAACAAGGTAGATTCTTTCTTTGGAATTTTAGGAGACGGAAAGACAGCGGTTATAGAAATGGCGGCAGCTTCTGGTCTCCATCAAGTTCCGATGAACCAACGAAATCCGTTGATTACCACAACCAAAGGTACGGGAGATTTGATTCTAGCTGCTTTGGATAAAGGTGTCGAACACATCATCATTGGAATCGGAGGCAGTGCGACCAATGATGGTGGAGCTGGCATGGCTCAAGCTCTCGGCGTGAAATTGCTAGATTCAGAAGGTAATAGTGTTGACTATGGTGGTGGAGAGCTACAACGGATTGAGAAAATTGATCTTTCTGAACTTGACCCACGTGTTAAGGATGTAAAAATAGAAGTTGCTTGTGATGTTGATAACCCTCTTACAGGGGAACGTGGGGCATCAGCAGTTTTTGGCCCGCAAAAAGGAGCCACTCCTGAAATGGTTCAAACTTTAGACAGAAATTTGAAGCATTATGCTGCGAAAATAAAGGAATTTGTTGGAATGGATATTGAGTATGTGGAAGGTGCAGGTGCAGCAGGAGGACTTGGTGCAGGATTAATGGCCTTCTTATCCGCTGAGCTAAAGCGAGGAGTGGACATAGTCATTGATGCTGTTCAGCTAGAAAAACAAGTTCAAGGAGCAACCTTTGTTATTACTGGAGAAGGAAGAATTGATCGACAAACGATTTATGGAAAAACACCAATTGGAGTAGCAAAAGTGGCAAAGAAATTTGATATTCCTGTTTTTGGTTTGGCGGGATTGCTAGGAGAGGAAAGTGAAGTTGTATATGATTATGGTATTGACGCCCTCTTTTCTATCGTACCAGGGGCCATTCCATTAGAAGTTGCTATGGAGAAGGCTCAGGAATTTACGGAGAGACAGGCGGAAAATATAGGACGGCTAATCAAAAGCCTCTGATTTTTAAATCAGAGGCTTTTTCCAGTAAAAGGTTTCGTTACATAAGAAAGATAGGCTGCTAGTCTTTCCCCTCGATGATAGATGTGATTCGTGATCAGGGAGACGATCCATTCCATGATAGCAACAATGGAACGGGGCTTGCGGCATCTTCGCAATAGTTTCTTTGTGGGATGTTGGAGGACAATAAAAAGAAAACGCTTTCAAAAATACTTTTAATCACATATTATAGAAGTAGGGGAAATTAAGAGGAGGGACTAACTATGAGTAACTATGAAAAAATGGATACGAAGGTCATTCACGAGGGGTATTCTTCCAAGGACTTTTATGGAAGTTTATCAACCCCAATTTTTCAAACATCTACCTTTACCTTTGAAACAGCTGAGCAAGGGGAACGTCGTTTTGCTGGGGAGGAGCAGGGATATATCTATTCCCGTTTAGGTAATCCAACTGTGAAAGCATTGGAAGATCGGATGGCATCTCTTGAAGGTGGAGAAAAGGGACTGGCTTTTGGGTCTGGAATGGCAGCTGTTTCTGCCATTTTAATTGCTTTAACAAAAGCTAATGACCACATTGTGTGCTCACAAGGAATTTATGGATGCACATTTGGACTTTTACAACTTCTAAAGGAAAAGTACAATATTGAACATGATTTTAGTCCAATGGAGACAGAGGATCAAATTCGTTCACTCATTCGTCCAGAAACAACTTGCATTTATGTGGAGACGCCGATAAATCCTACCATGAAATTGATTGACTTGCAGATGGTTGCGAATGTGGCAAAGGAGTATGACATTCCTGTTGTAGTTGACAACACATTTTCTTCTCCTTATCTTCAACGACCACTAGAGTTAGGCTGCGATGTTGTTATTCATAGTGCGACTAAGTATTTATGCGGGCATGGAGATGTTGTGGCAGGAATTGCAGTTGGAAAGGAAGACTTTTTACAAAAGGTGTCCATGACAACCTTAAAGGATATTGGAGGAATTATGGCTCCATTTGATGCTTGGCTCCTGCTGAGAGGGATTAAGACTCTGCCAATCCGAATGGATCGACATTCCTCAAATTCAGAAAAAATCTTTAAAAAGCTAAAAAACCATTCCAATATTAACGCCATATACTATCCTGGAGATGAGGAACATCCGAGTTATGAGATTATGAAAAAACAAATGAGTCAGCCAGGTGGATTAATTTCCTTTGAAATTAAAGGGAGTAAAGAAGATGCTCAGCGTTTTCTAAATGAGTTACAATTTATTTCCATTGCGGTAAGTTTAGGTGATGCTGAAACATTAATTCAGCACCCGGCTACAATGACTCATGCCGTAGTTCCGGAAGAATCAAGACTTTCCATGGGAATTACCGACCAATTGGTTCGTTTATCTGTTGGGTTAGAATCTTGGGAAGATATTTGGGAGGATCTTGAGCAAGCTTTAGAAAAGATATAAGGTTTGATGATAGTGATCTGTGTTAGGAAACTAACATAGATCTCTTTTTTTGCAGATAAGCAAGTATAAACTTTCTTATCTGCATAAGGGCAACTAAGGCATACGCCTAAAAGGCTTGGCGTATACCAAGTTTTCTAATGGGAAAACTAAAGGGGATTTGAAAGGATGGGAGGAATAAAGATGTCTGAAACACCTGAACATAGCACTTATTGTCACAGTGAATTTGATACGTTAAAACAAGTAATATTATGCGAACCACGATATATGAGCATAAGAGAAGTTATCAATGAGGCACAAAAAAAGTACAAGGACGAAGGTATAGACGTTGAAAAAGCAATGAAACAACATCATGACTTTGTGGATAAGTTAAGGAGTTTTAACGTGGATGTAACTCTGCTTCTCCCTCATAAAAAATTCCCGGAGCAAGTGTTTACCCGCGATATAGGTTTCACACTTGGCCAAACTATTTTTGTGGCGGAAATGAAGAGTGATGTAAGACAGGGAGAGGAAAATGTACTTAAGTCTTGGCTCGAGGCCGAAGAAATTTCCTACTACAATATTGTGGGGGAAGAGATTGAAGGGGGAGACGTTGTCATTGATCGGGACACCGTTTATGTAGGACTCAGTGATCGCACGAATCAAATAGCAATTAATCACTTAAAAGGACTTTTATCCAAATATGAAGTAATCACTGTTCCGTTTGAGAAAAAATATTTGCACCTTGATTGCGTGTTCAACATTCTTTCCCCAGATTTGGCGTTACTATATCCAGGTGTCATTGAAAAAGAGCAAGAAGAATTGATTCGGTCACGTTACGAGGTCATTGAAATGAATAAAGAAGAGCAGTTTACACTAGGAACAAATGTTCTTTCCATTGGGGATAAAAGGGTATTTAGCCTTCCGCAAAATAAGCATGTAAATAAAGAACTAACAAAACGCGGATTCGATATCATTGAGGTTGATATTTCAGAAATTATAAAATCTGGAGGATCCTTCCGATGCTGTACCTTGCCGATGAAAAGGGAGAGGTCAAAGTAATGAGTGCTACGTTACCTTTAAAATGAAAATGAAGTATAAAAGGTAACCAAGAACATCTCTTGGTTACCTTTTGACATAGAAATGCACAAGGAAAGATCACTAAGTTCACAGATCAATCTTCATAAATAGAAATTTCCTCTACATCTTCTAACCAGAGCCTAGAATTCTCCCCATCTATGTCAGCCATCCAAACATCACGCTCACGATCCATGATTGATTTTCCTCTAAACCATATGATTTTATTTAGAGAAGCAGCATATTGAGGGGAATAGTCCCCATGGCCACGAGGAGGATCGGTGATTTGTTTATTCTTTCCTGACAGTATGTCCACGGTATAAAGTTTAGGCAATGGATGTTCCTTTGGGTCATTGGACCATTCACGTTCCTCAACTCTGGAAGTGACAAGGGAGCTATCATCTATCCAATCAAAATCTAAATCAGAAAATGGATCTGGTGTCAGGGTTCCGGTAGCTGGCATTTCTTTCACAGATAATTTTTTGTCTTTAAATCCATAAACAATTCTTCCTTGCCCTTCGATAAAAGCGAGGATATCTTTTGTAGGCGCCCATTTTGGAGCACCTACTTGATGAATGACATCACCTAGCACTTGAAATTGGTCCCCATTTTCCCCTAAGACACAAACTTTATTTTGGTCCATCGCCCAGGACGCAGTTGGTGAAACAAGAAAGGATAGCCATTTTCTACTTGGAGAAAAAGTGAGGTGACTAGCTGAAATAGCCAAAACAGCATCCTTCTCCTTTCCCCCAACCTTATGAGGAATGGTAAAGAGGGGCTCCACGTTTTCAAAAAGCTTTATATCAGCGAAGGGCTTAGCAATTTTTTTCTTGTAAAGAATAGGAGTTGTCCAACCAGTAGGCAAAATATTGGCTGCGGAACTGAGTATGAAGCCCTCGCCACTTGGATGCCATGTGTAGGAGTCAACCCCGAGTGACACATTAGAAAATCCATTTAAGTCTGAAATGTCTAACACCGAGTGTTGTAAAAAGGCAATGTGATCTGATGAAGGTGCCCAAAGAGGTTGATAGGCATCATAAAAAACCTGTTTCTTTTCTTTGCTTTCAATGTCATACACCCATAATCCTGTTTGTTCCCCTTCATGGGTTGAATAGGATAACTTTCGTCCATTGCTAGACCATTGGGGTGAAAAGGCATTTCCGCCCTCTGTGATTTGAAGTTCTTTTTTACCATGTAAAAGATAAACATTACCATCACGAACAAAAGCTATTTTTTCTTCACTAGCTAATATACTGGATGGAAATACCCCGATTAGAAAAAATATCAAAATAAGTATTCTTTTCATGATGATTTCCTCCTCTCTCTTACTATCAGAAAAAGGGAAAAAACTATGCATGGGCAAGACACCCAGAATACAAGGAAGAAAAGCTAAGAAGGATCTAAACATCATAAGACCAGCAACTCAAACAGACAAGTACAACTTTCTAAAATGATGCATGATTACATGGGAACCTAAGGAAGAGGACATGAAGGGTTTAATAACGCTTTTATTGGACCAACCGGATAGAGGGGAGCTGTCTTTAGTTTGTTAGAAAAAATGATTTTTGCTCCATAACTTGGGAAACCAGAAAGGACAATCTTGTTGCCTAAAGCTATATGAGAAAATAGGAGGGGAAATTTCGGATTGGTTGTATTATGAAATAGTATAGATAAAAAATGAAGAAATCTTTCTCAAATTTTACACTAAGGAGAGAACACTAAATGGCAAGTAAACGAAATACTACCCATGTGTACATTACTGTGGTTGAAATTGAGGATTGGGGTCCAGCTGTTACGAAAGTAATCATAGACCTGGGCAAAAAGATTCCTTTGAACGAAGTTAAAAAGGATACATTTAAGGTTCATGTAACAAGAAGTGATGAAAGACTTTCAAAGCCATTTTTGGAGGAAGGGAATCGTAAAGTTTCCGGTGCATATGTATCTGACAATAAGGGAAATCAATTGGTTTGTGGGACTAGTAATTATGTAGCTATAGAAATGGAGATAGGCCCAACGATTAGACTTGGATCGCCCATGAATTATGATGGGGAAGGAAGCGGATATAATCATTGGATTCAATATGAGGTTACGATTTACCAGGTAGAAGATATAGTTACTCATGGAGAGGTGATTAAAGATTTAATTATAAACC is a genomic window containing:
- a CDS encoding SLC13 family permease encodes the protein MDIQVSSFGAIAALVIAIILILKKVPPAYGMIAGAIIGGLLGGVNLADTVSLIMEGAKGIIPAVLRILAAGVLAGVLIQSGAAAIIAETIVKKLGEKKALLALALATLILTTVGVFIDVAVITVAPIALAIGHKAGISKTGILLAMIGGGKAGNIMSPNPNAIAAADAFNVPLTSVMAAGIIPAIFGVIVTYFVAKKLSNKGAQVSIHEIQRDQDEKLPLFLPAILAPLTAIILLSLRPLFDIVIDPMIALPIGGIVGALAMGRIKKINDYAIVGLGKMSGVAIMLLGTGTLAGIISNSGLKDVVINGLEASGLPAYLLAPISGAFMSAATASTTAGTVVASGVFGSTIMELGIAGLAGAAMIHSGATVLDHLPHGSFFHATGGSVFMDIKERMKLIPYESLVGLTLAVVSTLIFGVFKLFI
- a CDS encoding glycerate kinase, encoding MKIVIAPDSFKESMTALEAAHSIERGLKKALPNAEYVKVPMADGGEGTVQSLVDATGGSLIYIEVTGPLGNKVDSFFGILGDGKTAVIEMAAASGLHQVPMNQRNPLITTTKGTGDLILAALDKGVEHIIIGIGGSATNDGGAGMAQALGVKLLDSEGNSVDYGGGELQRIEKIDLSELDPRVKDVKIEVACDVDNPLTGERGASAVFGPQKGATPEMVQTLDRNLKHYAAKIKEFVGMDIEYVEGAGAAGGLGAGLMAFLSAELKRGVDIVIDAVQLEKQVQGATFVITGEGRIDRQTIYGKTPIGVAKVAKKFDIPVFGLAGLLGEESEVVYDYGIDALFSIVPGAIPLEVAMEKAQEFTERQAENIGRLIKSL
- the megL gene encoding methionine gamma-lyase — its product is MSNYEKMDTKVIHEGYSSKDFYGSLSTPIFQTSTFTFETAEQGERRFAGEEQGYIYSRLGNPTVKALEDRMASLEGGEKGLAFGSGMAAVSAILIALTKANDHIVCSQGIYGCTFGLLQLLKEKYNIEHDFSPMETEDQIRSLIRPETTCIYVETPINPTMKLIDLQMVANVAKEYDIPVVVDNTFSSPYLQRPLELGCDVVIHSATKYLCGHGDVVAGIAVGKEDFLQKVSMTTLKDIGGIMAPFDAWLLLRGIKTLPIRMDRHSSNSEKIFKKLKNHSNINAIYYPGDEEHPSYEIMKKQMSQPGGLISFEIKGSKEDAQRFLNELQFISIAVSLGDAETLIQHPATMTHAVVPEESRLSMGITDQLVRLSVGLESWEDIWEDLEQALEKI
- a CDS encoding dimethylarginine dimethylaminohydrolase family protein is translated as MSETPEHSTYCHSEFDTLKQVILCEPRYMSIREVINEAQKKYKDEGIDVEKAMKQHHDFVDKLRSFNVDVTLLLPHKKFPEQVFTRDIGFTLGQTIFVAEMKSDVRQGEENVLKSWLEAEEISYYNIVGEEIEGGDVVIDRDTVYVGLSDRTNQIAINHLKGLLSKYEVITVPFEKKYLHLDCVFNILSPDLALLYPGVIEKEQEELIRSRYEVIEMNKEEQFTLGTNVLSIGDKRVFSLPQNKHVNKELTKRGFDIIEVDISEIIKSGGSFRCCTLPMKRERSK